A DNA window from Tachysurus fulvidraco isolate hzauxx_2018 chromosome 4, HZAU_PFXX_2.0, whole genome shotgun sequence contains the following coding sequences:
- the klc1a gene encoding kinesin light chain 1 isoform X1 produces MREEMSSVVCVKEMEGQGDPAEKLSQDELLCRTREVMQGLEALRAEHQAILEGLMGTLRCLKQTQEGRAVEEKTVMIQRSLEMLELGLSEAQVMMALSGHLSAVEAEKQKLRAQVRRLCQENQWLRDELAGTQQRLQKSEQSVAQLEEEKKHLEFMNQLKKYDQDLSPTDDKDSDSSRETLDDLFPDDQDEPASGIQPTHSSAVAAAQQGGYEIPARLRTLHNLVIQYASQGRYEVAVPLCKQALEDLEKTSGHNHPDVATMLNILALVYRDQNKYKEAANLLNDALDIREKTLGKDHPAVAATLNNLAVLYGKRGKYKEAEPLCKRALEIREKVLGKDHPDVAKQLNNLALLCQNQGKYEEVEYYYQRALKIYQTKLGPDDPNVAKTKNNLASCYLKQGKFKQAETLYKEILTRAHEREFGSVDGENKPIWMHAEEREEQSKGKQKDGSPFVEYGGWYKACKVDSPTVTTTLKNLGALYRRQGKFEAAETLEEAAMRSKKKGLDSTNKQRVAEVLGDPEAREKQSSRESLISDTVKYESGPDGGEEEKCSGHTTEETAAGRRGDGSGSLKRSGSFSKLRASIRRSSEKLVRKLKGGSSRENEPKNPGSMKRASSLGVLNVPDKPVGELLKERNNHLRKSRDLSASHTDLAH; encoded by the exons atgcGTGAGGAAATGtcgagtgtggtgtgtgtgaaggagatgGAGGGGCAGGGTGACCCTGCAGAAAAGCTGTCCCAGGATGAGCTGCTGTGTCGGACACGGGAGGTGATGCAGGGGCTGGAGGCTCTGCGTGCTGAACACCAGGCCATCCTCGAGGGTCTGATGGGAACGCTGCGTTGCCTCAAACAAACCCAGGAAGGCCGTGCTGTAGAAGAAAAGACTGTCATGATTCAACGCTCACTGGAAATGCTAGAGCTCGGTCTGAGTGAAGCACAG GTAATGATGGCTCTTTCAGGGCACCTGAGCGCAGTAGAGGCCGAGAAACAGAAGCTTCGTGcacag gtCCGGCGGCTGTGCCAGGAGAATCAGTGGCTGCGTGATGAGCTGGCAGGAACACAGCAGCGACTGCAGAAGAGTGAGCAGAGCGTGGCCCAGctggaggaggaaaagaagcaCCTGGAGTTCATGAATCAGCTAAAAAAATATGACCAAGACCTCAGCCCAACA GATGACAAAGACTCTGACTCGAGCAGAGAGACTCTGGATGATCTCTTCCCTGATGATCAAGATGAGCCAGCCTCTGGCA TCCAgcccacacacagcagtgctgTAGCAGCAGCTCAGCAGGGAGGCTATGAGATTCCAGCCCGGCTCCGAACCCTGCACAACCTGGTGATCCAGTATGCTTCTCAGGGCCGTTATGAGGTGGCCGTGCCCCTGTGTAAACAGGCACTGGAGGACTTGGAAAAGACCTCAGGCCACAACCACCCTGATGTTGCAACAATGCTCAACATTCTTGCCCTTGTCTACAG GGACCAGAATAAGTACAAAGAGGCTGCAAACCTTCTGAATGATGCACTCGATATCAGAGAGAAAACACTGGGCAAAGACCATCCTGcg GTGGCCGCTACACTGAATAATTTGGCTGTCCTTTATGGTAAGCGTGGGAAATACAAAGAGGCAGAACCACTATGCAAAAGAGCACTGGAGATCAGAGAAAAG GTGCTAGGGAAGGACCACCCAGATGTGGCAAAGCAGCTGAATAACTTGGCTTTGCTGTGTCAGAACCAGGGCAAGTATGAGGAGGTGGAATATTACTACCAGAGAGCGCTTAAAATCTATCAGACCAAGCTGGGCCCTGATGACCCCAATGTAGCCAAGACCAAAAACAATCTG GCCTCATGTTATCTGAAGCAAGGGAAGTTTAagcaagcagagactctctatAAAGAGATCCTAACACGAGCACATGAGAGGGAGTTTGGCTCTGTAGATG gagAGAACAAGCCTATCTGGATGCATGCAGAGGAGAGGGAGGAACAGAGTAaa GGGAAGCAAAAAGATGGCTCCCCATTTGTAGAGTATGGTGGTTGGTACAAGGCCTGCAAAGTGGACAG CCCAACTGTAACAACCACACTGAAGAACCTGGGTGCACTGTACAGGCGGCAGGGCAAGTTTGAGGCTGCTGAGACTCTGGAGGAGGCTGCGATGCGCTCCAAAAAAAAG GGTCTGGATTCAACCAATAAGCAGCGTGTGGCTGAGGTTCTGGGGGATCCAGAGGCTCGGGAGAAGCAGAGCAGCAGAGAGAGTCTAATCTCTGACACGGTGAAGTACGAAAGTGGCCCAGATGGGGGAGAGGAA GAGAAGTGCTCAGGGCACACAACAGAGGAGACTGCAGCAGGGCGAAGAGGG GATGGCTCGGGCTCATTGAAGCGCAGTGGCTCCTTCAGTAAACTCCGAGCCTCGATTCGCCGGAGCAGCGAGAAACTCGTCCGCAAGCTCAAAGGAGGCAGCTCACGAGAAAACGAACCCAAGAATCCTGG CAGCATGAAGAGGGCCAGCTCTCTGGGGGTTCTCAACGTACCGGACAAACCTGTCGGCGAACTCCTCAAA GAGCGAAATAATCATCTGAGGAAAAGTCGGGACCTGAGTGCCAGTCACACTGACCTAGCGCATTGA
- the klc1a gene encoding kinesin light chain 1 isoform X2, whose product MREEMSSVVCVKEMEGQGDPAEKLSQDELLCRTREVMQGLEALRAEHQAILEGLMGTLRCLKQTQEGRAVEEKTVMIQRSLEMLELGLSEAQVMMALSGHLSAVEAEKQKLRAQVRRLCQENQWLRDELAGTQQRLQKSEQSVAQLEEEKKHLEFMNQLKKYDQDLSPTDDKDSDSSRETLDDLFPDDQDEPASGIQPTHSSAVAAAQQGGYEIPARLRTLHNLVIQYASQGRYEVAVPLCKQALEDLEKTSGHNHPDVATMLNILALVYRDQNKYKEAANLLNDALDIREKTLGKDHPAVAATLNNLAVLYGKRGKYKEAEPLCKRALEIREKVLGKDHPDVAKQLNNLALLCQNQGKYEEVEYYYQRALKIYQTKLGPDDPNVAKTKNNLASCYLKQGKFKQAETLYKEILTRAHEREFGSVDGENKPIWMHAEEREEQSKGKQKDGSPFVEYGGWYKACKVDSPTVTTTLKNLGALYRRQGKFEAAETLEEAAMRSKKKGLDSTNKQRVAEVLGDPEAREKQSSRESLISDTVKYESGPDGGEEEKCSGHTTEETAAGRRGDGSGSLKRSGSFSKLRASIRRSSEKLVRKLKGGSSRENEPKNPGMKRASSLGVLNVPDKPVGELLKERNNHLRKSRDLSASHTDLAH is encoded by the exons atgcGTGAGGAAATGtcgagtgtggtgtgtgtgaaggagatgGAGGGGCAGGGTGACCCTGCAGAAAAGCTGTCCCAGGATGAGCTGCTGTGTCGGACACGGGAGGTGATGCAGGGGCTGGAGGCTCTGCGTGCTGAACACCAGGCCATCCTCGAGGGTCTGATGGGAACGCTGCGTTGCCTCAAACAAACCCAGGAAGGCCGTGCTGTAGAAGAAAAGACTGTCATGATTCAACGCTCACTGGAAATGCTAGAGCTCGGTCTGAGTGAAGCACAG GTAATGATGGCTCTTTCAGGGCACCTGAGCGCAGTAGAGGCCGAGAAACAGAAGCTTCGTGcacag gtCCGGCGGCTGTGCCAGGAGAATCAGTGGCTGCGTGATGAGCTGGCAGGAACACAGCAGCGACTGCAGAAGAGTGAGCAGAGCGTGGCCCAGctggaggaggaaaagaagcaCCTGGAGTTCATGAATCAGCTAAAAAAATATGACCAAGACCTCAGCCCAACA GATGACAAAGACTCTGACTCGAGCAGAGAGACTCTGGATGATCTCTTCCCTGATGATCAAGATGAGCCAGCCTCTGGCA TCCAgcccacacacagcagtgctgTAGCAGCAGCTCAGCAGGGAGGCTATGAGATTCCAGCCCGGCTCCGAACCCTGCACAACCTGGTGATCCAGTATGCTTCTCAGGGCCGTTATGAGGTGGCCGTGCCCCTGTGTAAACAGGCACTGGAGGACTTGGAAAAGACCTCAGGCCACAACCACCCTGATGTTGCAACAATGCTCAACATTCTTGCCCTTGTCTACAG GGACCAGAATAAGTACAAAGAGGCTGCAAACCTTCTGAATGATGCACTCGATATCAGAGAGAAAACACTGGGCAAAGACCATCCTGcg GTGGCCGCTACACTGAATAATTTGGCTGTCCTTTATGGTAAGCGTGGGAAATACAAAGAGGCAGAACCACTATGCAAAAGAGCACTGGAGATCAGAGAAAAG GTGCTAGGGAAGGACCACCCAGATGTGGCAAAGCAGCTGAATAACTTGGCTTTGCTGTGTCAGAACCAGGGCAAGTATGAGGAGGTGGAATATTACTACCAGAGAGCGCTTAAAATCTATCAGACCAAGCTGGGCCCTGATGACCCCAATGTAGCCAAGACCAAAAACAATCTG GCCTCATGTTATCTGAAGCAAGGGAAGTTTAagcaagcagagactctctatAAAGAGATCCTAACACGAGCACATGAGAGGGAGTTTGGCTCTGTAGATG gagAGAACAAGCCTATCTGGATGCATGCAGAGGAGAGGGAGGAACAGAGTAaa GGGAAGCAAAAAGATGGCTCCCCATTTGTAGAGTATGGTGGTTGGTACAAGGCCTGCAAAGTGGACAG CCCAACTGTAACAACCACACTGAAGAACCTGGGTGCACTGTACAGGCGGCAGGGCAAGTTTGAGGCTGCTGAGACTCTGGAGGAGGCTGCGATGCGCTCCAAAAAAAAG GGTCTGGATTCAACCAATAAGCAGCGTGTGGCTGAGGTTCTGGGGGATCCAGAGGCTCGGGAGAAGCAGAGCAGCAGAGAGAGTCTAATCTCTGACACGGTGAAGTACGAAAGTGGCCCAGATGGGGGAGAGGAA GAGAAGTGCTCAGGGCACACAACAGAGGAGACTGCAGCAGGGCGAAGAGGG GATGGCTCGGGCTCATTGAAGCGCAGTGGCTCCTTCAGTAAACTCCGAGCCTCGATTCGCCGGAGCAGCGAGAAACTCGTCCGCAAGCTCAAAGGAGGCAGCTCACGAGAAAACGAACCCAAGAATCCTGG CATGAAGAGGGCCAGCTCTCTGGGGGTTCTCAACGTACCGGACAAACCTGTCGGCGAACTCCTCAAA GAGCGAAATAATCATCTGAGGAAAAGTCGGGACCTGAGTGCCAGTCACACTGACCTAGCGCATTGA
- the klc1a gene encoding kinesin light chain 1 isoform X3, which translates to MREEMSSVVCVKEMEGQGDPAEKLSQDELLCRTREVMQGLEALRAEHQAILEGLMGTLRCLKQTQEGRAVEEKTVMIQRSLEMLELGLSEAQVMMALSGHLSAVEAEKQKLRAQVRRLCQENQWLRDELAGTQQRLQKSEQSVAQLEEEKKHLEFMNQLKKYDQDLSPTDDKDSDSSRETLDDLFPDDQDEPASGIQPTHSSAVAAAQQGGYEIPARLRTLHNLVIQYASQGRYEVAVPLCKQALEDLEKTSGHNHPDVATMLNILALVYRDQNKYKEAANLLNDALDIREKTLGKDHPAVAATLNNLAVLYGKRGKYKEAEPLCKRALEIREKVLGKDHPDVAKQLNNLALLCQNQGKYEEVEYYYQRALKIYQTKLGPDDPNVAKTKNNLASCYLKQGKFKQAETLYKEILTRAHEREFGSVDGENKPIWMHAEEREEQSKGKQKDGSPFVEYGGWYKACKVDSPTVTTTLKNLGALYRRQGKFEAAETLEEAAMRSKKKGLDSTNKQRVAEVLGDPEAREKQSSRESLISDTVKYESGPDGGEEVSMSVEWNGDGSGSLKRSGSFSKLRASIRRSSEKLVRKLKGGSSRENEPKNPGSMKRASSLGVLNVPDKPVGELLKERNNHLRKSRDLSASHTDLAH; encoded by the exons atgcGTGAGGAAATGtcgagtgtggtgtgtgtgaaggagatgGAGGGGCAGGGTGACCCTGCAGAAAAGCTGTCCCAGGATGAGCTGCTGTGTCGGACACGGGAGGTGATGCAGGGGCTGGAGGCTCTGCGTGCTGAACACCAGGCCATCCTCGAGGGTCTGATGGGAACGCTGCGTTGCCTCAAACAAACCCAGGAAGGCCGTGCTGTAGAAGAAAAGACTGTCATGATTCAACGCTCACTGGAAATGCTAGAGCTCGGTCTGAGTGAAGCACAG GTAATGATGGCTCTTTCAGGGCACCTGAGCGCAGTAGAGGCCGAGAAACAGAAGCTTCGTGcacag gtCCGGCGGCTGTGCCAGGAGAATCAGTGGCTGCGTGATGAGCTGGCAGGAACACAGCAGCGACTGCAGAAGAGTGAGCAGAGCGTGGCCCAGctggaggaggaaaagaagcaCCTGGAGTTCATGAATCAGCTAAAAAAATATGACCAAGACCTCAGCCCAACA GATGACAAAGACTCTGACTCGAGCAGAGAGACTCTGGATGATCTCTTCCCTGATGATCAAGATGAGCCAGCCTCTGGCA TCCAgcccacacacagcagtgctgTAGCAGCAGCTCAGCAGGGAGGCTATGAGATTCCAGCCCGGCTCCGAACCCTGCACAACCTGGTGATCCAGTATGCTTCTCAGGGCCGTTATGAGGTGGCCGTGCCCCTGTGTAAACAGGCACTGGAGGACTTGGAAAAGACCTCAGGCCACAACCACCCTGATGTTGCAACAATGCTCAACATTCTTGCCCTTGTCTACAG GGACCAGAATAAGTACAAAGAGGCTGCAAACCTTCTGAATGATGCACTCGATATCAGAGAGAAAACACTGGGCAAAGACCATCCTGcg GTGGCCGCTACACTGAATAATTTGGCTGTCCTTTATGGTAAGCGTGGGAAATACAAAGAGGCAGAACCACTATGCAAAAGAGCACTGGAGATCAGAGAAAAG GTGCTAGGGAAGGACCACCCAGATGTGGCAAAGCAGCTGAATAACTTGGCTTTGCTGTGTCAGAACCAGGGCAAGTATGAGGAGGTGGAATATTACTACCAGAGAGCGCTTAAAATCTATCAGACCAAGCTGGGCCCTGATGACCCCAATGTAGCCAAGACCAAAAACAATCTG GCCTCATGTTATCTGAAGCAAGGGAAGTTTAagcaagcagagactctctatAAAGAGATCCTAACACGAGCACATGAGAGGGAGTTTGGCTCTGTAGATG gagAGAACAAGCCTATCTGGATGCATGCAGAGGAGAGGGAGGAACAGAGTAaa GGGAAGCAAAAAGATGGCTCCCCATTTGTAGAGTATGGTGGTTGGTACAAGGCCTGCAAAGTGGACAG CCCAACTGTAACAACCACACTGAAGAACCTGGGTGCACTGTACAGGCGGCAGGGCAAGTTTGAGGCTGCTGAGACTCTGGAGGAGGCTGCGATGCGCTCCAAAAAAAAG GGTCTGGATTCAACCAATAAGCAGCGTGTGGCTGAGGTTCTGGGGGATCCAGAGGCTCGGGAGAAGCAGAGCAGCAGAGAGAGTCTAATCTCTGACACGGTGAAGTACGAAAGTGGCCCAGATGGGGGAGAGGAAGTGAGTATGAGCGTCGAATGGAATGGG GATGGCTCGGGCTCATTGAAGCGCAGTGGCTCCTTCAGTAAACTCCGAGCCTCGATTCGCCGGAGCAGCGAGAAACTCGTCCGCAAGCTCAAAGGAGGCAGCTCACGAGAAAACGAACCCAAGAATCCTGG CAGCATGAAGAGGGCCAGCTCTCTGGGGGTTCTCAACGTACCGGACAAACCTGTCGGCGAACTCCTCAAA GAGCGAAATAATCATCTGAGGAAAAGTCGGGACCTGAGTGCCAGTCACACTGACCTAGCGCATTGA
- the klc1a gene encoding kinesin light chain 1 isoform X6 yields the protein MREEMSSVVCVKEMEGQGDPAEKLSQDELLCRTREVMQGLEALRAEHQAILEGLMGTLRCLKQTQEGRAVEEKTVMIQRSLEMLELGLSEAQVMMALSGHLSAVEAEKQKLRAQVRRLCQENQWLRDELAGTQQRLQKSEQSVAQLEEEKKHLEFMNQLKKYDQDLSPTDDKDSDSSRETLDDLFPDDQDEPASGIQPTHSSAVAAAQQGGYEIPARLRTLHNLVIQYASQGRYEVAVPLCKQALEDLEKTSGHNHPDVATMLNILALVYRDQNKYKEAANLLNDALDIREKTLGKDHPAVAATLNNLAVLYGKRGKYKEAEPLCKRALEIREKVLGKDHPDVAKQLNNLALLCQNQGKYEEVEYYYQRALKIYQTKLGPDDPNVAKTKNNLASCYLKQGKFKQAETLYKEILTRAHEREFGSVDGENKPIWMHAEEREEQSKGKQKDGSPFVEYGGWYKACKVDSPTVTTTLKNLGALYRRQGKFEAAETLEEAAMRSKKKGLDSTNKQRVAEVLGDPEAREKQSSRESLISDTVKYESGPDGGEEDGSGSLKRSGSFSKLRASIRRSSEKLVRKLKGGSSRENEPKNPGMKRASSLGVLNVPDKPVGELLKERNNHLRKSRDLSASHTDLAH from the exons atgcGTGAGGAAATGtcgagtgtggtgtgtgtgaaggagatgGAGGGGCAGGGTGACCCTGCAGAAAAGCTGTCCCAGGATGAGCTGCTGTGTCGGACACGGGAGGTGATGCAGGGGCTGGAGGCTCTGCGTGCTGAACACCAGGCCATCCTCGAGGGTCTGATGGGAACGCTGCGTTGCCTCAAACAAACCCAGGAAGGCCGTGCTGTAGAAGAAAAGACTGTCATGATTCAACGCTCACTGGAAATGCTAGAGCTCGGTCTGAGTGAAGCACAG GTAATGATGGCTCTTTCAGGGCACCTGAGCGCAGTAGAGGCCGAGAAACAGAAGCTTCGTGcacag gtCCGGCGGCTGTGCCAGGAGAATCAGTGGCTGCGTGATGAGCTGGCAGGAACACAGCAGCGACTGCAGAAGAGTGAGCAGAGCGTGGCCCAGctggaggaggaaaagaagcaCCTGGAGTTCATGAATCAGCTAAAAAAATATGACCAAGACCTCAGCCCAACA GATGACAAAGACTCTGACTCGAGCAGAGAGACTCTGGATGATCTCTTCCCTGATGATCAAGATGAGCCAGCCTCTGGCA TCCAgcccacacacagcagtgctgTAGCAGCAGCTCAGCAGGGAGGCTATGAGATTCCAGCCCGGCTCCGAACCCTGCACAACCTGGTGATCCAGTATGCTTCTCAGGGCCGTTATGAGGTGGCCGTGCCCCTGTGTAAACAGGCACTGGAGGACTTGGAAAAGACCTCAGGCCACAACCACCCTGATGTTGCAACAATGCTCAACATTCTTGCCCTTGTCTACAG GGACCAGAATAAGTACAAAGAGGCTGCAAACCTTCTGAATGATGCACTCGATATCAGAGAGAAAACACTGGGCAAAGACCATCCTGcg GTGGCCGCTACACTGAATAATTTGGCTGTCCTTTATGGTAAGCGTGGGAAATACAAAGAGGCAGAACCACTATGCAAAAGAGCACTGGAGATCAGAGAAAAG GTGCTAGGGAAGGACCACCCAGATGTGGCAAAGCAGCTGAATAACTTGGCTTTGCTGTGTCAGAACCAGGGCAAGTATGAGGAGGTGGAATATTACTACCAGAGAGCGCTTAAAATCTATCAGACCAAGCTGGGCCCTGATGACCCCAATGTAGCCAAGACCAAAAACAATCTG GCCTCATGTTATCTGAAGCAAGGGAAGTTTAagcaagcagagactctctatAAAGAGATCCTAACACGAGCACATGAGAGGGAGTTTGGCTCTGTAGATG gagAGAACAAGCCTATCTGGATGCATGCAGAGGAGAGGGAGGAACAGAGTAaa GGGAAGCAAAAAGATGGCTCCCCATTTGTAGAGTATGGTGGTTGGTACAAGGCCTGCAAAGTGGACAG CCCAACTGTAACAACCACACTGAAGAACCTGGGTGCACTGTACAGGCGGCAGGGCAAGTTTGAGGCTGCTGAGACTCTGGAGGAGGCTGCGATGCGCTCCAAAAAAAAG GGTCTGGATTCAACCAATAAGCAGCGTGTGGCTGAGGTTCTGGGGGATCCAGAGGCTCGGGAGAAGCAGAGCAGCAGAGAGAGTCTAATCTCTGACACGGTGAAGTACGAAAGTGGCCCAGATGGGGGAGAGGAA GATGGCTCGGGCTCATTGAAGCGCAGTGGCTCCTTCAGTAAACTCCGAGCCTCGATTCGCCGGAGCAGCGAGAAACTCGTCCGCAAGCTCAAAGGAGGCAGCTCACGAGAAAACGAACCCAAGAATCCTGG CATGAAGAGGGCCAGCTCTCTGGGGGTTCTCAACGTACCGGACAAACCTGTCGGCGAACTCCTCAAA GAGCGAAATAATCATCTGAGGAAAAGTCGGGACCTGAGTGCCAGTCACACTGACCTAGCGCATTGA
- the klc1a gene encoding kinesin light chain 1 isoform X5: MREEMSSVVCVKEMEGQGDPAEKLSQDELLCRTREVMQGLEALRAEHQAILEGLMGTLRCLKQTQEGRAVEEKTVMIQRSLEMLELGLSEAQVMMALSGHLSAVEAEKQKLRAQVRRLCQENQWLRDELAGTQQRLQKSEQSVAQLEEEKKHLEFMNQLKKYDQDLSPTDDKDSDSSRETLDDLFPDDQDEPASGIQPTHSSAVAAAQQGGYEIPARLRTLHNLVIQYASQGRYEVAVPLCKQALEDLEKTSGHNHPDVATMLNILALVYRDQNKYKEAANLLNDALDIREKTLGKDHPAVAATLNNLAVLYGKRGKYKEAEPLCKRALEIREKVLGKDHPDVAKQLNNLALLCQNQGKYEEVEYYYQRALKIYQTKLGPDDPNVAKTKNNLASCYLKQGKFKQAETLYKEILTRAHEREFGSVDGENKPIWMHAEEREEQSKGKQKDGSPFVEYGGWYKACKVDSPTVTTTLKNLGALYRRQGKFEAAETLEEAAMRSKKKGLDSTNKQRVAEVLGDPEAREKQSSRESLISDTVKYESGPDGGEEDGSGSLKRSGSFSKLRASIRRSSEKLVRKLKGGSSRENEPKNPGSMKRASSLGVLNVPDKPVGELLKERNNHLRKSRDLSASHTDLAH; encoded by the exons atgcGTGAGGAAATGtcgagtgtggtgtgtgtgaaggagatgGAGGGGCAGGGTGACCCTGCAGAAAAGCTGTCCCAGGATGAGCTGCTGTGTCGGACACGGGAGGTGATGCAGGGGCTGGAGGCTCTGCGTGCTGAACACCAGGCCATCCTCGAGGGTCTGATGGGAACGCTGCGTTGCCTCAAACAAACCCAGGAAGGCCGTGCTGTAGAAGAAAAGACTGTCATGATTCAACGCTCACTGGAAATGCTAGAGCTCGGTCTGAGTGAAGCACAG GTAATGATGGCTCTTTCAGGGCACCTGAGCGCAGTAGAGGCCGAGAAACAGAAGCTTCGTGcacag gtCCGGCGGCTGTGCCAGGAGAATCAGTGGCTGCGTGATGAGCTGGCAGGAACACAGCAGCGACTGCAGAAGAGTGAGCAGAGCGTGGCCCAGctggaggaggaaaagaagcaCCTGGAGTTCATGAATCAGCTAAAAAAATATGACCAAGACCTCAGCCCAACA GATGACAAAGACTCTGACTCGAGCAGAGAGACTCTGGATGATCTCTTCCCTGATGATCAAGATGAGCCAGCCTCTGGCA TCCAgcccacacacagcagtgctgTAGCAGCAGCTCAGCAGGGAGGCTATGAGATTCCAGCCCGGCTCCGAACCCTGCACAACCTGGTGATCCAGTATGCTTCTCAGGGCCGTTATGAGGTGGCCGTGCCCCTGTGTAAACAGGCACTGGAGGACTTGGAAAAGACCTCAGGCCACAACCACCCTGATGTTGCAACAATGCTCAACATTCTTGCCCTTGTCTACAG GGACCAGAATAAGTACAAAGAGGCTGCAAACCTTCTGAATGATGCACTCGATATCAGAGAGAAAACACTGGGCAAAGACCATCCTGcg GTGGCCGCTACACTGAATAATTTGGCTGTCCTTTATGGTAAGCGTGGGAAATACAAAGAGGCAGAACCACTATGCAAAAGAGCACTGGAGATCAGAGAAAAG GTGCTAGGGAAGGACCACCCAGATGTGGCAAAGCAGCTGAATAACTTGGCTTTGCTGTGTCAGAACCAGGGCAAGTATGAGGAGGTGGAATATTACTACCAGAGAGCGCTTAAAATCTATCAGACCAAGCTGGGCCCTGATGACCCCAATGTAGCCAAGACCAAAAACAATCTG GCCTCATGTTATCTGAAGCAAGGGAAGTTTAagcaagcagagactctctatAAAGAGATCCTAACACGAGCACATGAGAGGGAGTTTGGCTCTGTAGATG gagAGAACAAGCCTATCTGGATGCATGCAGAGGAGAGGGAGGAACAGAGTAaa GGGAAGCAAAAAGATGGCTCCCCATTTGTAGAGTATGGTGGTTGGTACAAGGCCTGCAAAGTGGACAG CCCAACTGTAACAACCACACTGAAGAACCTGGGTGCACTGTACAGGCGGCAGGGCAAGTTTGAGGCTGCTGAGACTCTGGAGGAGGCTGCGATGCGCTCCAAAAAAAAG GGTCTGGATTCAACCAATAAGCAGCGTGTGGCTGAGGTTCTGGGGGATCCAGAGGCTCGGGAGAAGCAGAGCAGCAGAGAGAGTCTAATCTCTGACACGGTGAAGTACGAAAGTGGCCCAGATGGGGGAGAGGAA GATGGCTCGGGCTCATTGAAGCGCAGTGGCTCCTTCAGTAAACTCCGAGCCTCGATTCGCCGGAGCAGCGAGAAACTCGTCCGCAAGCTCAAAGGAGGCAGCTCACGAGAAAACGAACCCAAGAATCCTGG CAGCATGAAGAGGGCCAGCTCTCTGGGGGTTCTCAACGTACCGGACAAACCTGTCGGCGAACTCCTCAAA GAGCGAAATAATCATCTGAGGAAAAGTCGGGACCTGAGTGCCAGTCACACTGACCTAGCGCATTGA